The window CTCTACACCTACTACGAGCGCCTCGCGCAGGGCCTGCGGCAACTCATGGCCGGCAGCCGCAAGTTCGCCCTCGAGTTCATGACGCGCCACGACCTGGCGGCCCTCACGCGGGAAGCCGCCGAGGTCAGCGGCATCCCCTACGTCACCGAGGTCGATCGGGACGAGATAGACGACATCCTGGCCATCGCGACGGCCAACGGCGCGCCGCGCAAGGCGGCCGGGAAGGAATCCCCGAAGGCCTGATCGCTACCAGGGGAGGCCGACGGCGCGCGTCAGGAACGCCATGAAGGGCGTGGCCGACTCGCAGAGCCTGGCGACGCGGTCGGGGAAATCGGCCCGCGCCGCGTCTTCCTCGGTGAGCGCGGCCGAGGCGGTAAAGCTCTTGCGCTTGATGTCCTCGATGCACGGGTGGGCCGCG of the Candidatus Tanganyikabacteria bacterium genome contains:
- a CDS encoding DUF2461 family protein; the protein is GLWQPAAPTLGKIRDAIAADGDAWRRATTDKAFRAGFAVDDGEKLKKPPFGYDAAHPCIEDIKRKSFTASAALTEEDAARADFPDRVARLCESATPFMAFLTRAVGLPW